Proteins co-encoded in one Streptococcus pyogenes genomic window:
- a CDS encoding FecCD family ABC transporter permease produces MTASDLQRDQSLLAKKRFRSGLYLVLLILSLLFLAVIALSLGGLAVSYGAIVKGLFVAYDPQVALIYDLRFPRIVIALLAGAGIAVSGVLFQAVLKNPISDPAIIGICSGASFMVLVSSLLLPQLLLYGPIVSFLGGGVSFLLIYGLAWKKGLNPIRLILTGIAINALFMGLSTALTSFFTSASPMVNALLAGHISQKTWADVGVLFPYTFIGLLLALLLSKTCNLLLLDDQVIRHLGIDATALRLGISLVAVLLASVATSIVGVVSFLGLIVPHMSRLLVGSKHQILIPFSALLGAFVFLLADTLGRSLAYPLEISPAIIMSIVGGPYFIYLLRRSDII; encoded by the coding sequence ATGACAGCATCAGATTTACAAAGGGATCAATCCCTACTGGCTAAAAAACGTTTCAGAAGTGGTCTTTATCTAGTTCTTTTAATTCTCAGCCTCCTATTTTTGGCGGTTATTGCCTTATCCCTTGGTGGTTTGGCGGTTTCTTATGGGGCAATTGTCAAGGGACTGTTTGTGGCTTATGACCCCCAAGTGGCTTTGATTTATGATTTGCGTTTTCCAAGAATTGTCATTGCTTTATTAGCAGGAGCAGGGATAGCTGTTTCGGGAGTTCTTTTTCAAGCAGTGTTGAAAAATCCTATTTCAGACCCTGCTATTATAGGGATTTGTAGTGGTGCTAGTTTTATGGTTTTAGTCTCTAGTTTACTTCTGCCGCAGTTGCTGCTGTATGGTCCAATCGTATCCTTTTTAGGAGGCGGAGTGTCTTTCCTGCTGATTTATGGTTTAGCATGGAAGAAAGGGCTTAATCCTATTCGGCTTATTCTAACAGGGATTGCTATTAATGCTTTATTTATGGGGTTATCAACTGCTTTAACCAGCTTTTTCACCTCAGCTAGTCCCATGGTCAATGCTCTTTTAGCAGGTCATATTAGTCAAAAAACATGGGCTGATGTAGGGGTTTTATTCCCTTATACATTCATTGGCTTGTTACTAGCTTTGTTATTGTCAAAAACTTGTAACCTTCTTCTTTTAGATGATCAGGTGATTCGTCATTTAGGAATCGATGCTACAGCGTTACGGTTGGGAATTTCCTTGGTTGCTGTTTTATTGGCTTCGGTAGCCACTTCGATCGTTGGAGTGGTTTCTTTCCTAGGCTTGATTGTCCCTCATATGAGCCGCTTGCTGGTTGGAAGTAAGCACCAAATCTTAATTCCTTTTTCAGCTTTGCTTGGAGCCTTTGTCTTTTTGCTAGCCGATACTTTAGGAAGAAGTCTTGCTTACCCATTGGAAATTAGCCCTGCGATTATAATGAGTATTGTAGGCGGGCCTTACTTTATTTACCTGCTAAGGAGGTCTGATATTATATGA
- a CDS encoding MptD family putative ECF transporter S component gives MKQLTIKDIMITGAFAALYFICVGLGTFINIFFDRSGNMLYAPAFAALLGGTIYFLLIAKLQTFGPITLLGLMMGGFFFLSGHFFAAMFPSIIFGLIADIIASLGKYKSRFFNDLSYMVFAFVNSGPILLMWLLKDAYVESLLARGKSMTYVNRIMYDFSLGHVIWFVGIVLAGALLGSVFAHYLLKKHFIKSGLLS, from the coding sequence ATGAAACAGTTAACAATAAAAGATATTATGATAACAGGCGCATTTGCCGCGCTCTACTTTATTTGTGTTGGTCTAGGCACGTTTATTAACATCTTTTTTGATCGCTCAGGAAATATGTTATATGCCCCTGCCTTTGCAGCTTTACTGGGGGGAACAATTTATTTTCTTTTGATTGCTAAATTGCAAACATTTGGGCCAATAACATTATTAGGATTGATGATGGGAGGTTTTTTCTTCCTTAGTGGTCACTTTTTTGCCGCGATGTTTCCCAGCATTATTTTCGGTTTAATAGCGGATATTATTGCGTCTTTAGGAAAATACAAGTCAAGGTTTTTTAATGACCTATCTTATATGGTTTTTGCTTTTGTCAATAGTGGCCCTATTTTGCTGATGTGGTTGTTGAAAGATGCCTATGTTGAAAGTTTGTTAGCCCGCGGTAAAAGTATGACCTATGTCAATCGCATTATGTATGATTTTAGTTTAGGGCATGTTATTTGGTTTGTAGGAATTGTTCTTGCAGGAGCCTTATTAGGGTCAGTTTTTGCACATTATTTACTAAAGAAACATTTTATCAAATCAGGATTGTTATCATGA
- a CDS encoding ABC transporter ATP-binding protein/permease translates to MMETEDTISRGKRKRLLKRLRERIAPKRYLLYVSAFLSWLQFVMRMISFYLIAKTFSTFILGHAIALGRLAGLLLLLNVVGFVLAILGKQLQGIASQFARDSLKQSFFEAFIDLDGQFDAHASDADILTLASQGIDSLDTYYGYYLSLSMRTKWNCTTIMILVFLIYPLAGLVFLGVLPLIPLSIVAMQKRSKQIMSHYWSSYMDVGNLFMDDLKGLNTLYSYQATERYEQEFSGKAEQFRKATMSLLGFQLQAVGYMDAVMYLGIGLSGFLAVQALATGQLSFFNFLFFLLIATEFFTPIREQGYGMHLVMMNTKMADRIFSFLDSVPARKDNKSKTAINFNQIDIQNISLAYEKKTVLSGVTMTLTKGQLTAIAGVSGQGKTSLAQLLLKRQSATTGHILFDGLDSDNLSQETINQQVLYVSDQSTLLNRSIYDNLRLAANLSKKEILDWIDQHGLLSFINWLPDGLDTIVGENGNLLSPGQKQQVICARALLSKRSLYIFDEATSSLDAENERIIDNLITRLAKTAIVIVITHKMSRLKGANQVLFLNTGQPACLGKPCDLYRDQPTYRHLVDTQARLEASIYG, encoded by the coding sequence ATGATGGAAACAGAAGATACAATATCAAGGGGAAAAAGGAAAAGACTGTTAAAACGATTACGTGAACGAATTGCACCAAAAAGGTATTTGCTTTATGTGTCAGCCTTTTTATCTTGGTTACAATTTGTGATGAGGATGATCAGTTTTTACCTCATTGCCAAAACGTTTTCGACCTTTATTTTGGGTCATGCTATTGCCTTAGGACGCTTGGCAGGTTTACTCCTACTTTTAAATGTGGTAGGCTTTGTTCTTGCTATATTAGGCAAGCAACTGCAAGGGATCGCTTCACAATTTGCTAGAGATTCACTCAAACAATCTTTCTTTGAGGCTTTTATTGATTTAGACGGGCAATTTGATGCTCATGCCAGTGATGCTGATATTTTAACGTTGGCTTCACAGGGGATTGATAGTTTGGATACTTATTATGGTTACTATTTGTCTTTGTCTATGAGAACCAAGTGGAACTGCACAACTATTATGATACTAGTCTTTTTAATTTATCCATTGGCAGGCCTTGTCTTTTTAGGAGTTCTGCCTCTGATTCCACTTTCAATCGTTGCTATGCAAAAGCGGTCTAAGCAAATTATGAGTCATTATTGGTCTTCTTATATGGATGTTGGTAATTTATTTATGGATGACTTAAAAGGTCTTAATACACTGTATTCTTATCAAGCAACAGAACGTTACGAGCAAGAATTTTCGGGTAAGGCAGAACAGTTTCGAAAGGCTACCATGTCTTTGCTTGGCTTTCAGTTACAAGCAGTTGGTTATATGGATGCAGTTATGTATCTGGGAATTGGTTTGTCAGGTTTTTTAGCCGTTCAAGCTTTGGCAACAGGCCAGTTATCTTTTTTTAATTTCCTATTTTTTCTCTTGATTGCTACAGAATTTTTTACACCGATTCGTGAGCAGGGTTATGGCATGCACTTGGTCATGATGAATACCAAAATGGCTGACCGTATCTTTAGTTTCTTGGATAGTGTTCCAGCAAGAAAAGATAACAAGAGTAAAACAGCAATAAACTTTAACCAGATTGACATCCAAAATATTTCTTTAGCTTATGAGAAAAAAACAGTGCTTAGTGGGGTTACCATGACATTAACGAAGGGCCAACTAACAGCTATCGCGGGGGTGTCAGGACAAGGAAAAACAAGTCTAGCTCAACTCCTCTTGAAACGCCAGTCTGCAACGACTGGGCATATTTTATTTGACGGTTTAGACAGTGACAATTTGTCGCAAGAAACTATCAACCAGCAGGTTCTTTATGTATCGGACCAATCTACCTTATTGAACCGTAGCATTTACGATAATTTAAGGTTAGCAGCAAATCTCTCTAAAAAAGAAATCTTAGATTGGATAGATCAACATGGTTTGTTAAGCTTCATCAACTGGCTACCAGATGGTCTTGACACAATAGTTGGTGAAAATGGTAACCTGTTATCACCAGGCCAAAAGCAACAGGTGATTTGCGCAAGAGCTCTATTAAGTAAGAGGTCTCTTTATATCTTTGATGAGGCAACATCTAGTCTAGATGCAGAAAATGAACGTATTATTGACAATTTAATAACGAGATTAGCTAAGACAGCAATAGTTATTGTGATTACTCATAAGATGTCTCGACTGAAAGGAGCTAACCAAGTACTCTTTTTAAACACAGGGCAGCCTGCTTGTTTAGGCAAACCTTGCGACCTTTATCGGGACCAACCAACTTATCGTCACCTAGTTGATACTCAAGCAAGACTGGAGGCAAGTATTTATGGCTAA
- a CDS encoding amino acid ABC transporter ATP-binding/permease protein yields MAKPNRSTLSLVWRLLTLMKTLLPWIILAVGFAVMGFVITVSIPTGIAYLGLLAIRQEVIPILALYLLIALAFLRGFVRYGEHYFGHFVAFHSLAAFRNLIFKKLRALSPACLDSQDSGYLLKMIGEDIEALEVFFAHTIAPICTAILSAGLMFWYFCQSSWQLALLALATYACLAIVIPIYFANILQVLLKSQNEGRKDYLSYFLESLRSVKDLLQFQVLDEQFERLIKKSNHVNALDRNVAQAQFLQMALTFFWLGLMILAFSYMVFDGICHDSLSFDKGLLTFIAFTASFSPFLELGRLPLGFKRAMNAARNIFDLLDENVIVDEGTKQIDRLRSVSFEDLSFAYPKRQELVFKDLTVTFQEKGIIGIKGESGSGKSTLVKLIMKWYNWKTGDIFLNDRNSCLLNAAKLQDTIAYVPQTAQLFQQSIRENLIFGRQDISDESIWNLAEACGMKDRLLACKEGLDTIIKSPSDFSAGEGQRLELMRALLKDASCYIFDEPTSNLDSLNEAILLDLIKTHCQGLVFLISHRPSTLACVDHLFCVKNGSLKEVNKK; encoded by the coding sequence ATGGCTAAACCTAACAGATCTACCTTAAGCCTGGTTTGGCGTTTATTAACCCTAATGAAAACTCTGCTACCTTGGATTATCTTGGCTGTTGGCTTTGCTGTTATGGGTTTTGTCATCACGGTAAGTATTCCAACTGGAATAGCTTATTTAGGACTACTAGCTATTAGACAAGAAGTGATTCCAATATTAGCTTTATATCTTTTGATTGCTCTAGCCTTTTTAAGAGGTTTTGTTCGTTATGGAGAGCATTATTTTGGTCATTTTGTTGCTTTTCATAGTTTAGCAGCTTTTAGGAACTTGATCTTTAAGAAACTAAGAGCTCTTTCTCCAGCTTGCTTGGATAGTCAAGACAGTGGTTATTTGCTTAAAATGATTGGAGAAGATATTGAGGCATTAGAAGTTTTTTTTGCCCACACAATCGCACCTATTTGTACAGCAATATTGTCTGCAGGTTTAATGTTCTGGTACTTTTGTCAAAGTAGTTGGCAGTTAGCCTTATTAGCTTTGGCAACCTATGCTTGTTTAGCCATTGTTATACCCATTTATTTTGCTAATATTTTACAGGTTTTACTAAAAAGCCAAAATGAAGGTCGAAAAGATTACCTGTCTTATTTTTTAGAGAGTTTACGATCAGTCAAAGATCTTTTGCAATTTCAGGTATTAGACGAGCAATTTGAACGATTAATAAAAAAAAGTAATCATGTAAATGCTCTTGATCGTAACGTAGCGCAAGCCCAATTTTTGCAAATGGCATTGACTTTTTTCTGGCTTGGCTTAATGATCTTAGCATTTTCTTATATGGTTTTTGATGGGATATGCCATGACAGCTTATCATTTGATAAAGGCTTATTAACTTTTATTGCTTTCACTGCTTCGTTTTCTCCTTTTTTAGAACTAGGACGTTTGCCATTAGGTTTTAAGCGTGCTATGAATGCGGCTCGAAATATTTTTGACCTTCTAGACGAAAATGTCATAGTAGATGAAGGCACAAAACAAATAGATCGTTTAAGGAGTGTTTCTTTTGAGGACCTCAGTTTTGCTTATCCAAAGCGCCAAGAGCTGGTTTTTAAGGATTTAACAGTTACCTTTCAAGAAAAGGGGATTATTGGCATTAAAGGCGAATCAGGATCTGGTAAATCAACTTTGGTGAAATTAATTATGAAATGGTATAATTGGAAGACAGGAGATATTTTTCTTAATGATAGGAATAGTTGCTTACTAAATGCTGCTAAATTACAAGATACTATTGCTTATGTGCCACAAACAGCGCAGCTTTTCCAACAGTCTATCCGTGAAAATCTTATCTTTGGCCGTCAAGATATTTCAGATGAGTCCATTTGGAATTTAGCTGAGGCTTGTGGTATGAAAGACAGACTGTTAGCTTGTAAGGAAGGTTTGGATACGATTATCAAGAGTCCTTCTGACTTTTCAGCTGGAGAAGGTCAACGTTTAGAGTTGATGCGAGCTTTATTGAAAGATGCGAGTTGCTATATTTTTGATGAACCCACGTCAAATTTAGATTCTCTAAATGAAGCTATCTTGCTTGATTTAATTAAAACACATTGTCAAGGATTGGTCTTCTTAATTTCTCACAGGCCATCAACCCTAGCTTGTGTTGATCATCTATTTTGCGTAAAAAATGGTTCCCTAAAAGAGGTGAATAAAAAATGA
- the isdE gene encoding heme ABC transporter substrate-binding protein IsdE, whose amino-acid sequence MIKRCKGIGLALMAFFLVACVNQHPKTAKETEQQRIVATSVAVVDICDRLNLDLVGVCDSKLYTLPKRYDAVKRVGLPMNPDIELIASLKPTWILSPNSLQEDLEPKYQKLDTEYGFLNLRSVEGMYQSIDDLGNLFQRQQEAKELRQQYQDYYRAFQAKRKGKKKPKVLILMGLPGSYLVATNQSYVGNLLDLAGGENVYQSDEKEFLSANPEDMLAKEPDLILRTAHAIPDKVKVMFDKEFAENDIWKHFTAVKEGKVYDLDNTLFGMSAKLNYPEALDTLTQLFDHVGDHP is encoded by the coding sequence ATGATAAAACGATGTAAAGGAATTGGTCTAGCCTTAATGGCCTTCTTTTTGGTAGCTTGTGTGAATCAGCACCCTAAAACGGCTAAAGAGACTGAACAGCAGAGAATTGTAGCCACTTCGGTTGCTGTGGTTGATATCTGTGACCGTTTAAATTTAGACCTCGTTGGGGTTTGTGATAGTAAATTATATACCCTTCCTAAACGCTATGATGCTGTTAAGCGTGTGGGTTTACCCATGAATCCTGATATAGAGTTGATTGCTTCTTTGAAACCAACTTGGATTTTGAGTCCCAATTCTTTACAAGAAGATTTGGAACCCAAGTATCAAAAATTGGATACTGAGTATGGTTTTTTGAACTTACGAAGTGTTGAGGGCATGTACCAGTCCATTGATGATTTAGGGAACCTTTTCCAACGTCAACAAGAAGCAAAAGAATTGCGCCAGCAATACCAGGACTATTATCGTGCTTTCCAAGCTAAACGTAAGGGGAAGAAAAAGCCTAAAGTGCTTATTCTTATGGGCTTGCCAGGTAGTTATTTGGTGGCGACGAACCAATCTTATGTAGGGAATCTTTTGGACTTGGCAGGTGGTGAGAATGTTTATCAGTCAGATGAGAAAGAATTTCTATCAGCTAATCCTGAAGACATGCTGGCTAAGGAGCCTGACTTGATTTTACGAACAGCTCATGCCATTCCAGACAAGGTAAAAGTGATGTTTGACAAAGAATTTGCTGAAAATGATATTTGGAAACATTTTACGGCAGTCAAGGAAGGGAAAGTCTATGATTTGGACAATACCCTGTTTGGCATGAGTGCTAAATTGAACTACCCAGAAGCCTTGGACACCTTAACACAGCTTTTTGACCACGTGGGAGATCATCCGTAA
- a CDS encoding ABC transporter ATP-binding protein, whose protein sequence is MSKNSSHIQVQNLSFAYEEKLVLDDLTFSIPKGKITTIMGANGSGKSTLLQLLTKNLPLKQGQVWLEQEELATISLKAFAKKVAVVHQYHQVVEGLLVGELVAMARLARRSFFKTTTKEDEERLAWALEVTALSDYVYRDIQHLSGGEQQRVWIAMALAQDTDIIFLDEPTTYLDIKYQLDILKLITKINQELGLTIVLVLHDINQALSLSDHLIGLKDGRLYAQGQPRDLLDQQFIRDVFGVELPFVERNGQQFVLTSLVNETNGIRTQRRDRNKNR, encoded by the coding sequence ATGAGTAAGAACAGCAGTCATATTCAGGTGCAAAACCTTTCCTTTGCTTATGAGGAAAAACTTGTTTTAGATGACCTGACCTTTAGCATTCCAAAAGGGAAAATTACCACTATTATGGGGGCAAATGGCAGTGGCAAGTCAACCTTATTACAATTATTAACCAAAAACCTTCCGTTAAAACAAGGGCAGGTTTGGCTTGAGCAGGAAGAATTAGCAACGATTTCTCTCAAGGCTTTTGCGAAAAAAGTGGCAGTGGTACACCAATACCATCAAGTGGTCGAAGGTTTGTTAGTGGGTGAATTGGTAGCCATGGCTAGGCTTGCCCGTCGTTCTTTTTTTAAAACTACTACCAAAGAAGATGAGGAGCGCCTTGCTTGGGCCTTAGAAGTAACGGCTTTGAGTGATTATGTTTATCGTGATATCCAACACCTTTCTGGTGGTGAACAGCAGAGGGTTTGGATTGCCATGGCCCTTGCCCAGGATACAGATATTATTTTTTTAGATGAGCCAACGACTTATTTGGATATTAAGTACCAGCTTGACATTCTCAAGCTGATTACTAAAATCAACCAAGAGCTAGGCCTAACGATTGTGTTAGTATTACATGACATCAATCAGGCCTTGTCTCTTTCAGACCATCTTATTGGACTGAAAGATGGGCGACTTTATGCCCAAGGTCAACCAAGAGACCTCCTTGATCAACAGTTTATCAGAGATGTCTTTGGTGTTGAATTGCCCTTTGTTGAGAGAAATGGTCAACAGTTTGTCCTCACTTCATTGGTCAATGAAACCAATGGTATTAGAACTCAAAGGAGAGATAGGAACAAGAACAGATGA
- a CDS encoding heme-binding Shp domain-containing protein codes for MTKVVIKQLLQVIVVFMISLSTMTNLVYADKGQIYGCIIQRNYRHPISGQIEDSGGEHSFDIGQGMVEGTVYSDAMLEVSDAGKIVLTFRMSLADYSGNYQFWIQPGGTGSFQAVDYNITQKGTDTNGTTLDIAISLPTVNSIIRGSMFVEPMGREVVFYLSASELIQKYSGNMLAQLVTETDNSQNQEVKDSQKPVDTKLGESQDESHTGAMITQNKPKANSSNNKSLSDKKILPSKMGLTTSLELKKEDKFRSKKDLSIMIYYFPTFFLMLGGFAVWVWKKRKKNDKTM; via the coding sequence ATGACAAAGGTAGTAATAAAGCAATTGTTGCAGGTAATAGTAGTGTTCATGATAAGTTTATCGACAATGACAAATCTTGTGTATGCAGATAAAGGTCAAATTTATGGATGTATTATTCAAAGAAATTATCGTCATCCGATATCTGGGCAGATAGAAGATAGCGGAGGGGAGCATTCCTTTGATATTGGTCAAGGTATGGTTGAAGGAACTGTCTATAGTGATGCCATGCTAGAAGTATCTGATGCTGGAAAGATCGTTCTTACTTTTCGTATGAGCTTAGCTGATTATTCGGGCAATTATCAGTTCTGGATACAACCTGGAGGAACTGGAAGCTTTCAGGCAGTTGATTACAATATCACCCAAAAAGGTACTGATACCAATGGGACAACACTAGATATTGCTATTAGTTTGCCTACTGTAAATAGTATCATTCGAGGCAGCATGTTTGTTGAACCTATGGGCAGAGAAGTGGTCTTTTACCTGTCAGCTTCAGAGTTAATACAAAAGTATTCAGGTAATATGTTGGCCCAGCTTGTTACTGAAACAGACAATTCTCAAAATCAAGAAGTAAAAGACAGTCAAAAGCCTGTTGATACAAAACTAGGAGAAAGTCAAGATGAGTCTCACACAGGTGCTATGATAACTCAGAATAAGCCTAAAGCCAACTCATCAAATAACAAGAGTCTATCAGATAAAAAAATTCTTCCTTCTAAGATGGGCTTAACGACTTCTTTAGAGTTAAAAAAAGAAGATAAGTTTCGGTCTAAAAAAGACTTATCAATCATGATTTACTACTTTCCAACTTTTTTTCTGATGTTAGGAGGGTTTGCTGTATGGGTTTGGAAAAAGAGGAAAAAAAATGATAAAACGATGTAA